From Bdellovibrio sp. KM01:
ATGAATCCTGCCGTTACGGATAAGAACCGCGCCATCATGCATCGGACTCTCGGGATGGAAAATAGAAGCCAAAAGCTCTGCTGAAACTTTTGATTCCATCTCGGTTCCGAATTCAATGTGATAATCGATCACGATCTCACGTTCCACCACCACAAGAGCTCCAAAGCCCTTCTGTGCGGTAAGGATGATACCCTTTGCAATCTCTTCGATCACTTGGGTTTCCTGGATTGTAGAGGCGTCTGTGAAGAATGGGTTGGAACCAATGTGAGCCAGGGCTCTACGAATCTCGGCCTGGAACAGGACCACCACGATCACGAACAAGTTAGAGAAGAATTTTTCCAGGATCCAATTGAAGGTGAATAGCTCAAGCCAGATACTCAGGATATAGCCGATGGCCAACACGCCAAGCCC
This genomic window contains:
- the cdaA gene encoding diadenylate cyclase CdaA encodes the protein MLQQFLDNLIFIVQHLRVQDAIDMILVWMVVYRILVLIKRTGTIQMLSGLGVLAIGYILSIWLELFTFNWILEKFFSNLFVIVVVLFQAEIRRALAHIGSNPFFTDASTIQETQVIEEIAKGIILTAQKGFGALVVVEREIVIDYHIEFGTEMESKVSAELLASIFHPESPMHDGAVLIRNGRIHSAGCFLPLSKNPALDKNLGTRHRAAIGLTEETDALVFVVSEENKSIGIVQGGHLSPNVELGDIRKALYETFGLKYKAFSQQGDLS